In Juglans microcarpa x Juglans regia isolate MS1-56 chromosome 8D, Jm3101_v1.0, whole genome shotgun sequence, the following are encoded in one genomic region:
- the LOC121241973 gene encoding UDP-rhamnose/UDP-galactose transporter 6-like isoform X2, translating into MAPAGKANERAAADAAAWMFNVVTSVGIIIVNKALMAAYGFSFATTLTGLHFATTTLMTVVLRCLGYIQTSHLPFRELLKFVIFANFSIVGMNVSLMWNSVGFYQYVHFLQRKYSLSSFNLLGHTAPAQAASLLLLGPFLDYWLTNKRVDSYNYNIESMMFIILSCTIAVGTNLSQFICIGRFTAVSFQVLGHMKTILVLIMGFFFFGKEGLNLHVVLGMVIAVVGMIWYGNASSKPGGKERRSHSLPTTRQPKQSGLSESTELDGKV; encoded by the exons atggCTCCGGCTGGCAAGGCTAATGAGAGGGCTGCAGCAGATGCAGCCGCATGGATGTTCAATGTCGTCACTTCTGTTGGGATTATCATTGTCAACAAAGCATTGATGGCTGCGTATGGCTTCAGTTTTG CTACTACATTAACTGGTTTGCATTTCGCAACAACAACTCTGATGACTGTGGTTTTAAGGTGCCTGGGATATATTCAAACGTCTCATCTACCATTCCGGGAGCTTCTAAAATTTGTTATCTTTGCTAACTTCTCTATTGTTGGAATGAATGTTAGTCTGATGTGGAACTCTGTTGGATTCTATCAA tatgttcattttcttcaacGGAAGTATTCACTTAGCTCTTTCAACCTGTTGGGACATACGGCTCCAGCGCAGGCTGCTTCATTGCTGTTATTAGGCCCCTTTCTAGATTATTGGTTGACAAACAAAAGAGTTGACAGTTACAACTATAACATAGAGTCTATG ATGTTTATAATTCTTTCATGCACTATTGCCGTGGGGACCAACCTCAGCCAATTCATCTGCATCGGCAGATTTACGGCTGTCTCTTTTCAAGTACTTGGTCATATGAAGACAATCCTTGTTCTTATTATgggattctttttctttgggaaGGAGGGCCTCAATCTGCATGTGGTTTTGGGAATGGTCATAGCTGTAGTTGGAATGATTTGGTATGGCAACGCCTCATCTAAGCCTGGCGGAAAGGAGCGTCGGAGCCACTCACTCCCTACTACCCGACAACCAAAACAAAGCGGTTTATCAGAATCCACTGAGCTTGATGGGAAAGTATAA
- the LOC121241973 gene encoding UDP-rhamnose/UDP-galactose transporter 6-like isoform X1 translates to MAPAGKANERAAADAAAWMFNVVTSVGIIIVNKALMAAYGFSFATTLTGLHFATTTLMTVVLRCLGYIQTSHLPFRELLKFVIFANFSIVGMNVSLMWNSVGFYQIAKLSMIPVSCLLEVVLDKIRYSRDTKLSIAVVLLGVGVCTVTDVSVNARGFIAASIAVWSTSMQQYYVHFLQRKYSLSSFNLLGHTAPAQAASLLLLGPFLDYWLTNKRVDSYNYNIESMMFIILSCTIAVGTNLSQFICIGRFTAVSFQVLGHMKTILVLIMGFFFFGKEGLNLHVVLGMVIAVVGMIWYGNASSKPGGKERRSHSLPTTRQPKQSGLSESTELDGKV, encoded by the exons atggCTCCGGCTGGCAAGGCTAATGAGAGGGCTGCAGCAGATGCAGCCGCATGGATGTTCAATGTCGTCACTTCTGTTGGGATTATCATTGTCAACAAAGCATTGATGGCTGCGTATGGCTTCAGTTTTG CTACTACATTAACTGGTTTGCATTTCGCAACAACAACTCTGATGACTGTGGTTTTAAGGTGCCTGGGATATATTCAAACGTCTCATCTACCATTCCGGGAGCTTCTAAAATTTGTTATCTTTGCTAACTTCTCTATTGTTGGAATGAATGTTAGTCTGATGTGGAACTCTGTTGGATTCTATCAA ATTGCTAAGTTGAGCATGATCCCAGTGTCCTGCCTTTTGGAAGTTGTGTTGGATAAAATTCGATACTCTAGAGACACGAAGCTAAGCATAGCAGTAGTTCTACTTGGTGTTGGCGTTTGCACTGTCACCGATGTGAGTGTCAATGCCAGAGGTTTCATTGCAGCCTCTATTGCAGTATGGAGCACCTCTATGCAACAATAT tatgttcattttcttcaacGGAAGTATTCACTTAGCTCTTTCAACCTGTTGGGACATACGGCTCCAGCGCAGGCTGCTTCATTGCTGTTATTAGGCCCCTTTCTAGATTATTGGTTGACAAACAAAAGAGTTGACAGTTACAACTATAACATAGAGTCTATG ATGTTTATAATTCTTTCATGCACTATTGCCGTGGGGACCAACCTCAGCCAATTCATCTGCATCGGCAGATTTACGGCTGTCTCTTTTCAAGTACTTGGTCATATGAAGACAATCCTTGTTCTTATTATgggattctttttctttgggaaGGAGGGCCTCAATCTGCATGTGGTTTTGGGAATGGTCATAGCTGTAGTTGGAATGATTTGGTATGGCAACGCCTCATCTAAGCCTGGCGGAAAGGAGCGTCGGAGCCACTCACTCCCTACTACCCGACAACCAAAACAAAGCGGTTTATCAGAATCCACTGAGCTTGATGGGAAAGTATAA
- the LOC121243404 gene encoding uncharacterized protein LOC121243404 isoform X1: MGKKRKSIATTLDEVDRTMYASFCSAANSLSQLYTQSMNHHKFSFQAGERHGLEKLYQWIRRQQEEGSRVATVDILNYIQQNELDYCGEEPSMSPRAPVQQHQHSQPTMHVMNSGFPVSSGSSGLTSAGHGSRSEHCDHQSKNSVFSNALSSPLRQSLQHYHITRGGYSPSRNSSNDSAMDMHADSPANDSSY, encoded by the exons ATGGGGAAGAAGAGGAAGTCCATAGCGACGACCCTGGACGAGGTGGATCGGACCATGTACGCGTCGTTTTGCAGCGCGGCCAACTCCCTCTCTCAGCTCTACACCCAGTCCATGAACCACCACAAGTTCTCCTTTCAAGCCGGTGAACGCCACGGCCTT GAAAAACTCTATCAATGGATCCGGAGACAACAAGAGGAAGGATCTAGGGTTGCAACAGTTGATATTCTTAATTACATTCAG CAGAATGAGCTGGACTACTGCGGGGAGGAGCCATCGATGTCCCCTAGAGCTCCCGTGCAACAACATCAGCATTCTCAACCTACAATGCATGTCATGAACTCAGGTTTCCCGGTATCTTCAGGGTCATCTGGCCTAACAAGCGCTGGGCACGGAAGTCGCTCCGAGCATTGTGATCATCAATCCAAGAATTCAGTCTTCTCAAATGCTTTATCAAGCCCTCTCCGCCAGAGTCTTCAACACTATCACATTACTCGGGGAGGTTACTCCCCGAGCAGGAACAGTTCAAACGATTCTGCCATGGACATGCATGCAGATAGTCCTGCTAATGATTCCAGTTACTAA
- the LOC121243404 gene encoding uncharacterized protein LOC121243404 isoform X2 encodes MGKKRKSIATTLDEVDRTMYASFCSAANSLSQLYTQSMNHHKFSFQAGERHGLEKLYQWIRRQQEEGSRVATVDILNYIQNELDYCGEEPSMSPRAPVQQHQHSQPTMHVMNSGFPVSSGSSGLTSAGHGSRSEHCDHQSKNSVFSNALSSPLRQSLQHYHITRGGYSPSRNSSNDSAMDMHADSPANDSSY; translated from the exons ATGGGGAAGAAGAGGAAGTCCATAGCGACGACCCTGGACGAGGTGGATCGGACCATGTACGCGTCGTTTTGCAGCGCGGCCAACTCCCTCTCTCAGCTCTACACCCAGTCCATGAACCACCACAAGTTCTCCTTTCAAGCCGGTGAACGCCACGGCCTT GAAAAACTCTATCAATGGATCCGGAGACAACAAGAGGAAGGATCTAGGGTTGCAACAGTTGATATTCTTAATTACATTCAG AATGAGCTGGACTACTGCGGGGAGGAGCCATCGATGTCCCCTAGAGCTCCCGTGCAACAACATCAGCATTCTCAACCTACAATGCATGTCATGAACTCAGGTTTCCCGGTATCTTCAGGGTCATCTGGCCTAACAAGCGCTGGGCACGGAAGTCGCTCCGAGCATTGTGATCATCAATCCAAGAATTCAGTCTTCTCAAATGCTTTATCAAGCCCTCTCCGCCAGAGTCTTCAACACTATCACATTACTCGGGGAGGTTACTCCCCGAGCAGGAACAGTTCAAACGATTCTGCCATGGACATGCATGCAGATAGTCCTGCTAATGATTCCAGTTACTAA